A single region of the Actinomycetota bacterium genome encodes:
- the msrA gene encoding peptide-methionine (S)-S-oxide reductase MsrA has translation MFHRKPTTMPEPDEALPGRADAMPVPATHDVLGTSLQPPFPEGTERAMFGMGCFWGAERIFWRLPGVYTTFVGYAGGFTPNASYEEVCSGRTGHNEVAVVVFDPAQITYERLLKEFWENHDPTQGMRQGNDVGTQYRSGIYTFSDEQRAVAERSRDAYQRALSDKGYGTITTEIEPAGGFFYAEPYHQQYLSKNPSGYCNHGFCQVEYAEQPAG, from the coding sequence ATGTTCCATCGCAAACCGACCACCATGCCGGAGCCCGACGAGGCGCTGCCCGGACGCGCCGACGCCATGCCCGTTCCCGCGACCCACGACGTGCTGGGGACCTCACTTCAGCCGCCTTTCCCGGAGGGCACCGAGCGAGCCATGTTCGGGATGGGATGCTTCTGGGGCGCCGAGCGGATCTTCTGGCGACTGCCCGGCGTCTACACGACGTTCGTCGGGTACGCCGGCGGGTTCACGCCGAACGCGAGCTACGAGGAGGTTTGCAGCGGCCGCACCGGCCACAACGAGGTGGCCGTCGTGGTCTTCGATCCGGCACAGATCACGTACGAGCGCCTTCTCAAGGAGTTCTGGGAGAACCACGACCCGACCCAAGGGATGCGGCAAGGCAACGACGTCGGAACGCAGTACCGCTCCGGGATCTACACGTTCTCCGACGAGCAGCGAGCCGTCGCCGAACGCTCGCGCGACGCCTATCAGCGGGCGCTCTCGGATAAGGGATACGGCACGATCACGACCGAGATAGAGCCCGCCGGCGGGTTCTTCTACGCCGAGCCCTATCACCAGCAGTATCTGTCGAAGAACCCGAGCGGCTACTGCAACCACGGCTTCTGTCAGGTCGAGTACGCCGAGCAGCCGGCCGGCTAG
- a CDS encoding YncE family protein, which produces MTLRRPATSVLLLLALVTVPARGETTRAVVFAANAEAGTVAIIDAETHQTLRTIDVIPDGPAPTFQQDPVSAAAYPLVVAGVGENWAQDLDVSPDGTVLYVSRGHRADAAAFEIASGEMIWRTPIGGLRADHMTISPDGSRLYVSALTQNIVQVLDTASGTVVGSFPTGEWPHDSVFSSDGSRIYNGSIGNVLVPPEVRDVRPSIAPVLPPPYALTVADPETLEVLRTITFNRGIRPLILSADETRMYAQLSEFHGLIEFDLADGSALRTLELPIAEGVTSEDYDFEAPHHGLAMSGDGRFLCVAGRASDYVAIVSVETMTPVSIIPVDDAPGWAETGPDGSSCYVASTRANTVSVISYESFSLIAEIPTDAGPKYLAGAHVPASVLD; this is translated from the coding sequence ATGACGCTACGACGCCCGGCAACATCTGTGCTCCTCCTCCTCGCCCTCGTCACCGTGCCGGCGCGGGGCGAGACGACGCGCGCCGTCGTGTTCGCCGCCAACGCCGAGGCAGGCACGGTCGCGATCATCGACGCGGAAACCCACCAGACGTTGCGCACGATCGACGTCATCCCGGACGGCCCGGCCCCGACCTTCCAACAGGACCCTGTGAGCGCGGCCGCGTACCCGCTCGTCGTCGCGGGCGTTGGGGAGAACTGGGCTCAGGACCTCGACGTCTCGCCCGACGGGACCGTGCTCTACGTCTCGCGCGGACACCGCGCCGACGCCGCCGCTTTCGAAATAGCGTCCGGAGAGATGATCTGGCGCACGCCGATCGGTGGGTTGCGCGCGGACCACATGACGATCTCCCCGGACGGCTCGCGTCTGTACGTGTCGGCGCTCACCCAGAACATCGTGCAGGTCCTCGATACCGCGAGCGGCACCGTCGTCGGTTCGTTCCCCACCGGCGAGTGGCCGCACGACAGCGTCTTCTCATCGGACGGCTCGCGCATCTACAACGGCAGCATCGGCAACGTCCTTGTACCGCCCGAGGTCCGCGACGTCCGCCCCAGCATCGCCCCCGTCCTGCCTCCGCCGTACGCCCTTACCGTCGCCGACCCGGAAACGCTCGAGGTCCTCCGAACTATCACCTTCAACCGCGGCATCCGCCCGTTAATCCTGAGTGCCGACGAGACCCGCATGTACGCGCAGCTCTCCGAGTTCCACGGCTTGATCGAGTTCGACCTGGCGGATGGCAGCGCCCTGCGCACGCTCGAGCTGCCCATCGCGGAGGGCGTGACGTCGGAAGATTACGACTTCGAAGCACCGCATCACGGGCTCGCGATGTCGGGCGACGGTCGATTCCTCTGCGTCGCCGGTCGCGCCTCCGACTACGTGGCCATCGTCTCGGTAGAGACGATGACGCCCGTGAGCATCATCCCGGTCGACGACGCGCCGGGCTGGGCCGAGACCGGGCCCGACGGGTCGAGCTGCTACGTCGCATCGACGCGCGCGAACACCGTCTCCGTCATCTCGTACGAGAGTTTCTCCCTGATCGCCGAGATCCCGACGGACGCCGGGCCGAAGTACCTCGCCGGCGCCCACGTGCCGGCGTCCGTGCTCGACTGA
- a CDS encoding ThuA domain-containing protein, which produces MKRSPLYLLLAAVLLGAVAFSPAGAEDPPPHFLVFTGTYGFRHDGIQEAVAVIQRMAAETEAFTVEVTDDPAAFAPETYQRVDGVILVNTTGLGGGSSPLTADQKADFLGFFACGAGLVGMHAAADSGGDWPEFDALLGSYGFDFHPHLSLEARDNPLGREAFNPAVITDVTIQVEDPDHPTTKPWQGFDSFRLTDEIYRYKGDPRADPLLHVVLSLDEESHYWRREIGLGPAAGGLAPTIPNPVSNPLNMIPVTAFPDDNPIAWVKTYGANNGRVFYTNLGHNMATWERADYQGHIFAGVAWVAGQRPDAACVAGL; this is translated from the coding sequence ATGAAGCGCTCGCCCCTCTACCTTCTGCTCGCCGCGGTTCTCCTCGGCGCGGTCGCCTTCTCGCCTGCGGGCGCCGAGGATCCGCCACCGCACTTCCTCGTATTCACGGGCACGTACGGTTTCCGGCACGACGGCATCCAGGAGGCCGTGGCCGTGATCCAGCGCATGGCCGCGGAGACGGAGGCGTTCACCGTCGAGGTGACGGACGACCCCGCCGCCTTCGCCCCTGAGACGTACCAGCGCGTCGACGGCGTCATCCTCGTGAACACCACAGGCCTAGGCGGCGGCTCGTCGCCTTTGACGGCCGATCAGAAGGCCGATTTCCTCGGCTTCTTCGCCTGCGGCGCCGGTCTGGTCGGCATGCACGCGGCGGCCGACTCCGGCGGGGACTGGCCCGAGTTCGACGCGTTGCTCGGGTCGTACGGGTTCGACTTCCATCCGCATCTCTCGCTCGAGGCACGCGACAACCCGCTCGGTCGCGAGGCGTTCAACCCGGCGGTCATCACCGACGTGACCATCCAGGTCGAGGATCCCGACCACCCGACGACGAAGCCGTGGCAGGGGTTCGACTCGTTCCGGCTGACCGACGAGATCTATCGGTACAAGGGCGACCCGCGCGCCGACCCGCTCCTCCACGTCGTGCTCTCTCTCGACGAGGAATCGCACTACTGGCGGCGTGAGATCGGCCTCGGGCCGGCCGCGGGGGGTCTGGCGCCGACGATCCCGAATCCCGTGTCGAACCCGCTCAACATGATCCCGGTGACGGCGTTCCCCGACGACAATCCGATCGCGTGGGTGAAGACCTACGGCGCCAACAACGGTCGGGTCTTCTACACCAACCTCGGCCACAACATGGCGACCTGGGAGCGCGCGGACTACCAAGGGCACATCTTCGCCGGCGTCGCGTGGGTCGCCGGGCAGCGGCCGGACGCGGCATGCGTCGCGGGGTTGTAG
- a CDS encoding FAD-dependent oxidoreductase, giving the protein MRVVVLGAGVSGLSCAVRLLEAGHEVDVWTRDAPSDTTSAVAAAVWYPYRAGPQEKIAAWALSSLEAFRGLSEAGAGGVFLSEVLELFREPTPDPWYRELLPGFRRARPADLPPHCRDGWTASSVPVIEMPPYLAWLVARIEEAGGRVVRREARSIEEAATAADVVVNCAGMGARELCDDRALVPVRGQVVVVSQVGLERVVLDEHGPGGLTYIVPRRSDVVLGGTADEGDESLEPMDATARDIFERCAALEPRLRAARILGHKVGLRPGRPAVRLEAERAGDAIVVHNYGHGGSGVTLSWGCADDVVGLVSSA; this is encoded by the coding sequence ATGCGCGTCGTGGTGCTGGGCGCCGGCGTGTCGGGGCTCAGTTGCGCGGTGCGGCTTCTCGAAGCCGGTCACGAGGTCGACGTCTGGACCCGCGACGCGCCTTCGGACACCACGTCCGCGGTGGCTGCGGCCGTCTGGTACCCGTACCGCGCGGGGCCGCAGGAAAAGATCGCCGCCTGGGCGCTTTCATCGCTCGAGGCGTTCCGGGGGCTGTCGGAGGCGGGTGCCGGCGGCGTGTTCCTTTCGGAGGTGCTCGAGCTGTTCCGCGAGCCGACGCCCGACCCCTGGTATCGAGAGCTCCTTCCCGGCTTCCGGCGCGCACGTCCCGCGGATCTTCCGCCGCACTGCCGGGACGGGTGGACCGCCTCGAGCGTCCCCGTGATCGAGATGCCTCCGTACCTCGCATGGCTGGTCGCGCGGATCGAGGAGGCCGGCGGGCGTGTCGTGCGACGCGAAGCGCGCTCGATCGAGGAAGCAGCAACGGCGGCCGATGTCGTCGTCAACTGCGCCGGGATGGGTGCCCGCGAGTTGTGCGACGACCGTGCGCTCGTTCCCGTACGCGGTCAGGTCGTGGTGGTGTCGCAGGTCGGACTGGAGCGCGTGGTTCTCGACGAGCACGGACCGGGCGGACTCACGTACATCGTTCCGCGGCGGTCCGACGTCGTGCTCGGAGGGACCGCGGACGAGGGCGATGAGTCGCTCGAGCCCATGGATGCGACGGCGAGGGACATCTTCGAGCGCTGCGCCGCGTTGGAGCCGCGGCTGCGTGCGGCGCGGATCCTCGGCCACAAGGTCGGGCTCCGCCCCGGCCGCCCTGCCGTCCGCTTGGAGGCCGAGCGGGCAGGCGACGCTATCGTCGTGCACAACTACGGGCACGGCGGCTCGGGCGTGACGCTGTCGTGGGGCTGCGCCGACGACGTCGTCGGTCTCGTGTCCTCGGCCTAG
- a CDS encoding YbaK/EbsC family protein, with product MKATERVLAAAADAGLSIDPVEFPEGTRTAEDAARAVGSDVAQIVKSLVFVCDGEPVIAFVSGRHRLDPEKLARAAGVRNARRATADEAREATGYAIGGTPPIGHDRPLRAFLDPSLLAHEVVWCAGGTPSVVFAVAPGDLLKATGAMVVDLAEGERSQE from the coding sequence ATGAAAGCAACCGAGCGCGTCTTAGCGGCGGCGGCCGATGCGGGGCTGTCGATCGACCCCGTCGAGTTTCCCGAAGGGACGCGGACGGCCGAGGACGCCGCCCGGGCCGTTGGAAGCGATGTCGCGCAGATCGTGAAGTCGCTGGTGTTCGTCTGCGACGGGGAACCGGTTATAGCCTTCGTCAGCGGGCGTCACCGGCTGGATCCCGAAAAGCTCGCGCGTGCCGCCGGCGTGCGCAACGCCAGGCGCGCTACCGCCGACGAGGCGAGGGAGGCGACCGGGTACGCGATCGGTGGGACTCCGCCGATCGGCCACGATCGGCCGCTTCGTGCGTTCCTAGACCCGTCGCTTCTGGCCCACGAGGTCGTCTGGTGCGCCGGCGGGACGCCCTCGGTCGTCTTCGCCGTCGCGCCGGGCGATCTCCTGAAAGCCACCGGGGCGATGGTCGTCGACCTCGCCGAAGGGGAACGCTCTCAGGAGTGA
- a CDS encoding HemK/PrmC family methyltransferase, with protein MAWTQRTTADELIEAGRKRLLGEVERFSRYGDERLQARELLEHAAGGDIDERDEIDAPTQQKYAVLLERRAKGEPIGYIRGFEEFRGIRLAVGPGAFIPRDTTQFLAEQAIRRLRGRKRPVAVDIATGIGAVALAIAQEVPSASVYGTDISPVALGLARINARRHRLSNARFLAGSGFDPLPRKLRGSIDVLVSHPPYIPTHEVGELPIELLHYEPIESLTDSSHDGLGFVRMLVLEARDWLKPDGWLCIEIEPEVARTVRSMLVRAGYRSVRSTHGRSPYTRVLVAKG; from the coding sequence GTGGCCTGGACGCAACGCACCACGGCAGACGAGCTGATCGAGGCGGGGCGCAAGCGCCTGCTCGGCGAAGTCGAACGCTTCAGCCGATACGGCGACGAGCGCCTTCAGGCGCGGGAGCTGCTCGAGCACGCCGCCGGCGGCGACATCGACGAGCGCGACGAGATCGACGCGCCGACCCAGCAGAAGTATGCGGTTCTGCTCGAGCGGCGGGCGAAGGGCGAGCCGATCGGCTACATCCGCGGCTTCGAGGAGTTCCGTGGCATCCGTCTCGCCGTCGGGCCCGGCGCGTTCATCCCACGCGACACGACCCAGTTCCTGGCCGAGCAGGCGATCCGGCGGCTCCGTGGGCGCAAGAGGCCGGTCGCCGTCGACATCGCCACCGGGATCGGCGCCGTAGCGCTCGCGATCGCACAAGAGGTGCCGAGCGCAAGCGTGTACGGCACCGACATCTCTCCCGTGGCGTTGGGTCTCGCGCGGATAAACGCCCGTCGGCATCGCCTTTCGAACGCGAGGTTCCTTGCAGGGAGCGGGTTCGATCCGCTCCCACGGAAGCTGCGGGGCTCGATCGACGTGCTCGTGAGCCATCCGCCCTATATCCCGACGCACGAGGTCGGCGAGCTGCCGATCGAGCTGCTCCACTACGAGCCCATCGAGTCGCTCACCGACTCGTCACACGACGGCCTCGGGTTCGTCCGCATGCTCGTCCTCGAGGCTCGGGACTGGCTGAAGCCGGATGGATGGTTGTGCATCGAGATCGAGCCCGAAGTCGCGCGTACCGTCCGTTCGATGCTGGTGCGAGCGGGCTACCGCTCGGTCCGAAGCACCCACGGCCGCTCTCCCTACACTCGCGTTCTGGTCGCGAAGGGCTGA
- a CDS encoding pyridoxamine 5'-phosphate oxidase family protein has translation MTRPIVDRPEFPSEYGDPKQRLEWNDVEDKLLSAAVYWIASTRPDGRPHVVPRDGTWIEGGLYYGGSPETVHFRNITANPEIVVHVGDGQEAIIVEGAVEIEKPDVEKAQRLSDASFAKYPQYGRMDPEMT, from the coding sequence ATGACCAGACCCATCGTCGACAGACCCGAGTTCCCGTCGGAGTACGGGGACCCGAAGCAACGACTCGAGTGGAACGACGTCGAAGACAAGCTCCTGAGCGCGGCCGTTTACTGGATCGCGAGCACCCGGCCCGACGGGCGCCCGCACGTCGTCCCCCGCGACGGCACGTGGATCGAAGGAGGCCTCTACTACGGCGGCAGCCCGGAGACCGTCCACTTCCGTAACATCACGGCCAATCCCGAGATCGTCGTTCATGTCGGCGACGGGCAAGAAGCGATCATCGTGGAGGGTGCGGTCGAGATCGAGAAGCCCGACGTGGAGAAAGCCCAGCGGCTCTCCGACGCCTCGTTCGCCAAGTATCCCCAGTACGGCCGAATGGACCCCGAGATGACATGA
- a CDS encoding VOC family protein translates to MDIRVQNVGFDSNDPDATGRFWEQALGWRRTYSDPNEVVIEPPKGSPEAGIVPDILFVRVPERKSVKNRLHLDLRPVDQAAEVARLEGLGAKRISVGQGEDVTWIVMADPEGNEFCVLRALTPEELES, encoded by the coding sequence ATGGACATCAGAGTGCAGAACGTGGGCTTCGACTCCAACGACCCGGACGCGACCGGCCGCTTCTGGGAGCAGGCGCTCGGATGGCGTCGCACCTATTCCGATCCGAACGAGGTCGTGATCGAACCGCCGAAGGGAAGCCCGGAAGCTGGCATAGTGCCGGACATCCTGTTCGTGCGCGTCCCCGAAAGGAAGAGCGTCAAGAACCGGTTGCACCTGGACCTGCGTCCCGTGGATCAAGCCGCGGAGGTTGCGCGGCTGGAGGGTCTCGGCGCGAAACGCATCTCAGTGGGGCAAGGCGAGGACGTGACCTGGATCGTGATGGCCGACCCCGAAGGCAACGAGTTCTGCGTCCTCCGCGCGCTTACTCCCGAAGAACTGGAGTCCTGA
- a CDS encoding GNAT family N-acetyltransferase has translation MTDGVSLRAVIDDDLPIFFEQQQDPVARHMAGFTSKDASDRDAFDAHWAKIRIDDTVTAMTIVLDGRVAGNIGSFALGGKPHVTYWIGREHWGKGLATKALSMFLGIITARPLHASAAGDNIASIRVLERCGFAITGSEKAFANARGEEIEEVMLTLE, from the coding sequence ATGACCGACGGCGTCTCATTGAGAGCGGTGATCGACGACGATCTTCCGATCTTCTTCGAGCAGCAGCAGGATCCGGTCGCGCGGCACATGGCGGGCTTCACATCGAAGGACGCCTCAGACCGTGACGCGTTCGACGCGCATTGGGCGAAGATCCGAATCGACGACACCGTCACTGCGATGACCATCGTTCTGGACGGTCGGGTTGCCGGGAACATCGGCAGCTTCGCGCTTGGTGGCAAGCCACACGTGACCTACTGGATCGGAAGGGAACACTGGGGCAAGGGCCTTGCAACGAAGGCCTTGTCGATGTTTCTCGGGATCATCACAGCCCGCCCGCTGCACGCGAGCGCCGCGGGAGACAACATCGCTTCCATCCGAGTGTTAGAGAGATGTGGGTTCGCGATCACCGGATCCGAGAAGGCCTTCGCCAACGCGCGCGGCGAGGAGATCGAAGAAGTGATGCTCACGCTGGAGTGA
- a CDS encoding SRPBCC family protein, whose protein sequence is MREVVREQVTVDRPATVAWNHLAELERWPTWAGHIQRMDPTPPGALTASTSVVLSMRKGPRTTMTVTEYEPPRRWVWEGRSLGTVTRFEHRFESLGDASTRIWFLAWMGGPLARPGGWWFGRMMRRYLSRALPKLKAEIEESTG, encoded by the coding sequence ATGCGTGAAGTCGTCCGTGAGCAGGTCACCGTCGACCGGCCTGCCACGGTGGCCTGGAATCATCTCGCGGAGCTGGAACGGTGGCCCACGTGGGCGGGCCATATCCAGCGCATGGATCCGACGCCACCCGGCGCTTTGACGGCCTCGACGAGTGTCGTCCTCTCCATGCGCAAAGGTCCTCGGACCACCATGACGGTAACGGAGTACGAGCCGCCGCGGCGCTGGGTCTGGGAGGGTCGTTCACTCGGGACGGTGACTCGGTTCGAGCACAGGTTCGAATCGCTGGGAGACGCCAGTACCCGCATCTGGTTCCTGGCATGGATGGGAGGACCGTTGGCCCGGCCCGGGGGATGGTGGTTCGGCAGAATGATGCGGCGATACCTTTCACGCGCTTTGCCCAAGCTGAAGGCCGAGATCGAGGAAAGCACCGGCTGA
- a CDS encoding cupin domain-containing protein yields the protein MTYPKALYSADDGEVSARIRRADGEPDLVRSSGTKVHHLATGDSTGGLFGLYRWSMGPGKGGAEPHFHRTMAESFYILSGTVRIFDGTTWSDARAGDFMHVPPGGIHAFSNESGAEASMLIHFAPGAPREEYFEGLDRLEDMSSFERTAFFMAHDNLYVE from the coding sequence ATGACGTACCCAAAGGCGCTCTACTCCGCTGACGACGGCGAAGTCAGCGCGAGGATTCGACGTGCCGACGGTGAGCCGGACCTGGTGCGAAGCAGCGGCACGAAGGTTCATCATCTGGCGACCGGCGACTCGACCGGCGGACTGTTCGGTCTCTACCGATGGTCGATGGGGCCCGGCAAAGGCGGCGCCGAGCCGCATTTCCACCGCACGATGGCGGAGTCGTTCTACATCCTGTCGGGGACCGTTCGGATATTCGACGGGACCACCTGGAGCGATGCCCGGGCCGGGGATTTCATGCACGTCCCTCCCGGCGGGATCCACGCATTCAGCAACGAGTCCGGGGCCGAAGCCTCCATGCTCATCCATTTCGCGCCGGGGGCACCGCGTGAGGAATACTTCGAAGGCCTCGACCGGCTGGAAGACATGTCGAGCTTCGAGCGGACCGCCTTCTTCATGGCACACGACAACTTGTACGTCGAGTGA
- a CDS encoding PQQ-binding-like beta-propeller repeat protein — protein MSWTWKRGLGAAVACAVLASSALVVRAVDPPPCTGTMAGGEWATYGADLHGSQRQDLEDVIGVGNVGTLERAWMTGDTGYQSPAPIVSGGCVFINTGGHIEAFDLETGETVWKSTGADTSGTFAVTVVAGRVHVGLHNGGRPKAAAFDVTDGHLLWESEEIWFGYTTTQQASAIVHDGIQVLFTTGPDFDPQARQGYGLIDAATGQVLYKATTIPAEDLEAGYAGGGVWGTPTVDPETGYLYVGTSNPESKTKEHARDNAIIKLDLDRNRPTFGTIVDSFKGTPDSITGYDNPVCQSIGETAWVNLGTYGSSPTCGQLDVDFGVGPTLWRNAEGRLFGAATQKSGWLHVFDAETMEPAWAKQVFVSLSFLGGNIARIATDGETLYVVANPGILYALDADDGTERWRVLLTGLPMKGGNVALANGVVYYVDEPAVKAWDVLTGRQLWLAPFPAGSIGSGVAVAGHHVVVNHYGRIAAYRLGS, from the coding sequence ATGTCGTGGACATGGAAACGCGGCCTCGGGGCCGCCGTCGCTTGCGCGGTGCTGGCGTCGTCTGCCCTGGTCGTGCGCGCCGTCGACCCGCCGCCGTGTACCGGGACCATGGCCGGGGGCGAGTGGGCGACCTACGGCGCCGACCTGCACGGCAGTCAGCGCCAGGACCTCGAGGATGTCATCGGGGTCGGCAACGTCGGGACCCTCGAGCGAGCCTGGATGACGGGCGATACCGGCTACCAGTCGCCGGCCCCGATCGTGTCCGGCGGGTGCGTGTTCATCAACACCGGCGGCCACATCGAGGCGTTCGATCTCGAGACCGGGGAGACGGTCTGGAAGTCGACGGGCGCCGACACCAGCGGCACCTTCGCAGTCACGGTCGTCGCCGGCCGCGTCCATGTCGGCCTGCACAACGGCGGGAGGCCGAAGGCGGCCGCGTTCGACGTCACCGACGGACACCTGCTGTGGGAGAGCGAGGAGATCTGGTTCGGCTACACAACCACCCAACAGGCGAGCGCGATCGTCCACGACGGCATCCAGGTGCTGTTCACCACCGGACCGGACTTCGACCCGCAGGCGAGGCAGGGCTATGGGCTGATCGACGCGGCCACCGGGCAGGTCCTCTACAAAGCCACGACCATCCCGGCTGAGGACCTCGAAGCCGGGTACGCGGGAGGAGGCGTTTGGGGCACGCCCACCGTCGATCCCGAGACCGGATATCTGTACGTCGGCACGTCCAACCCCGAATCGAAGACCAAGGAACACGCGCGTGACAACGCGATCATCAAGCTCGACCTCGACCGCAACCGGCCGACCTTCGGCACGATCGTCGATTCGTTCAAAGGCACGCCCGACAGCATCACCGGGTACGACAACCCGGTCTGCCAGAGTATCGGTGAAACGGCGTGGGTCAACCTCGGCACGTACGGCTCGTCGCCCACGTGTGGTCAGCTCGACGTCGACTTCGGAGTCGGGCCGACGTTGTGGCGCAACGCCGAAGGGCGGTTGTTCGGAGCAGCGACGCAGAAGTCCGGATGGCTGCACGTCTTCGACGCCGAGACGATGGAGCCGGCGTGGGCCAAGCAAGTGTTCGTATCGCTGTCGTTCCTCGGGGGAAACATCGCGCGGATCGCGACCGATGGTGAGACGCTCTACGTCGTCGCCAACCCCGGGATCCTCTACGCGCTCGACGCCGACGACGGCACGGAGCGGTGGCGCGTGCTCCTCACCGGGCTCCCGATGAAGGGCGGCAACGTCGCGCTTGCGAACGGCGTCGTGTACTACGTCGATGAGCCGGCGGTGAAGGCCTGGGACGTGCTGACGGGGCGACAGCTCTGGCTGGCCCCGTTCCCGGCAGGGAGCATCGGCAGCGGGGTCGCCGTCGCCGGTCACCACGTCGTCGTCAATCACTACGGCAGGATCGCCGCCTACCGACTCGGGAGCTGA
- a CDS encoding RNA polymerase sigma factor, with protein sequence MYPLKTGPWKGCLATSSETTVFERTELVEAARLGDEAAFGELYRLLLGDIRDFCARRISDPFRAEDLAQETFLKAYESIGSFRSGHPFWPWLSTIARHLCIDELRQRGRAREGTAADPSEAPARDTPTDATADEALAQHTGEHIRAVLTSALERVSDRDRRMLWFRAVEEQSWEQIARANGTTVHSVRNSAWRARNRLRVLLGDTLRDLRSRVAIPLAFMASRWRRLRDRWRSRVGDDYGFAFGILVDRGTSLLVGLTVLSVAFLHDPSSQTSQRPDRRPLALEASLNDGLGTPPIAAQPEAVEAAKLTKTGLGPVDTTVATGSRDKAAVPAATAYRIEAHGPDGKVLYWEETTITCGDGAESAPVPPASPIQAYC encoded by the coding sequence GTGTACCCTCTCAAGACCGGGCCTTGGAAAGGGTGTCTGGCGACGAGCAGCGAAACAACAGTCTTCGAGCGGACGGAACTTGTCGAGGCCGCGCGCTTGGGGGACGAGGCGGCGTTCGGCGAGCTTTACCGACTGCTCTTAGGGGACATCCGCGACTTCTGCGCGCGCCGGATCAGCGATCCCTTCCGCGCCGAGGACCTCGCTCAGGAGACCTTCCTCAAGGCGTACGAGTCCATCGGCTCGTTCCGATCCGGGCACCCCTTCTGGCCGTGGCTCTCGACCATCGCGCGGCATCTCTGCATCGACGAGCTCCGCCAGCGCGGCAGGGCCAGAGAGGGAACCGCCGCGGATCCTTCCGAGGCGCCGGCCCGGGACACGCCGACGGACGCGACCGCGGACGAGGCGCTCGCGCAACACACCGGAGAGCACATCCGGGCGGTGCTGACGTCGGCACTTGAACGGGTGAGCGACCGCGATCGCCGGATGCTCTGGTTCCGCGCCGTCGAGGAGCAGAGCTGGGAGCAGATCGCTCGCGCGAACGGCACGACGGTTCACTCCGTCCGGAACTCAGCCTGGCGAGCACGGAACCGTCTCCGAGTCCTCCTCGGCGACACATTGCGCGATCTTCGCTCGCGCGTCGCGATCCCACTGGCCTTCATGGCCTCCCGGTGGCGCCGGCTGCGTGACCGCTGGCGTTCTCGCGTGGGCGATGACTACGGCTTCGCTTTCGGGATCCTCGTCGACCGGGGGACTTCTCTGCTGGTCGGCTTGACCGTTCTCTCGGTCGCATTCCTTCACGACCCTTCAAGCCAAACGTCTCAACGGCCCGACCGGAGGCCGTTGGCGCTCGAGGCGTCCCTGAACGATGGCCTTGGGACGCCGCCGATCGCGGCGCAACCCGAGGCGGTTGAAGCGGCAAAGCTCACCAAGACCGGACTGGGTCCCGTGGACACCACGGTCGCAACCGGATCACGTGACAAGGCGGCCGTCCCCGCTGCCACCGCCTACCGGATCGAGGCTCACGGACCGGACGGCAAGGTTCTCTACTGGGAAGAAACGACGATCACGTGCGGAGACGGCGCGGAAAGCGCGCCCGTCCCGCCTGCAAGCCCGATACAGGCCTACTGCTAG